In Anopheles gambiae chromosome 2, idAnoGambNW_F1_1, whole genome shotgun sequence, a single window of DNA contains:
- the LOC4576385 gene encoding uncharacterized protein LOC4576385 — MRDGSEHPCRVCLAEGARNIFNTNTIDDAMCTFASINHIRHKLQYVTQLQVNEDDGLPFWICELCVVQLNVAYHFKMVASESDSVLRRRLKDRESPSNVTRDAFASQQTQSINPDQPAIKQEPASDIELGPVTVCENDYVSPPEEARNELVVTPNETDKISGMVYVQKNLLNPAEDEAYLKNILENKVIAIPYEVISDGGATKDQQTLSTTTPTVNQSHSQGEPVKKLGQKKRNRSRLENQQSVSSSKKVKRTPKEGTMKGQLTPGTGTEASSQPVDDKHGGTPNENAKLPSKAALRQRRLQKVLESLRIDMVDDKLVNRYGLMQNMPQVMPPLALPSNPMKRRNSICVSSFSQWL, encoded by the exons ATGCGCGACGGATCAGAACACCCGTGTCGCGTTTGTCTGGCGGAAGGTGCGCGGAACATTTTCAATACCAACACTATAGACGATGCAATGTGCACCTTCGCTTCTATCAACCACATTCGCCACAAGCTGCAGTACGTGACGCAGCTCCAG GTAAACGAGGACGATGGGCTACCGTTCTGGATCTGCGAGCTGTGCGTCGTGCAGCTGAATGTGGCCTACCACTTCAAGATGGTTGCTAGCGAATCGGACAGCGTACTGCGACGGCGCCTGAAGGACAGGGAATCACCCTCGAACGTCACTCGCGATGCATTCGCGTCGCAGCAAACGCAGTCGATCAATCCAGACCAGCCGGCCATAAAGCAGGAACCAGCGTCTGACATTGAGCTGGGTCCTGTGACAGTGTGCGAAAACGATTACGTTTCCCCACCCGAGGAAGCGAGGAATGAGCTAGTGGTTACACCTAACGAAACGGACAAAATCTCGGGCATGGTTTACGTACAGAAAAATCTGCTCAATCCAGCCGAGGATGAAGCCTACCTGAAGAACATCTTGGAAAATAAAGTCATCGCCATACCGTACGAAGTAATCAGCGACGGTGGTGCCACCAAAGATCAGCAAACGTTGAGTACGACCACCCCTACGGTCAACCAATCGCACAGTCAGGGTGAACCAGTGAAAAAGCTGGGCCAGAAAAAGCGCAATAGAAGCAGGTTGGAAAATCAGCAATCAGTATCGTCGTCGAAGAAAGTGAAACGCACACCAAAGGAAGGGACAATGAAAGGGCAGCTAACTCCCGGTACCGGCACCGAAGCTAGTTCTCAGCCGGTGGACGACAAGCACGGCGGCACACCAAACGAAAACGCGAAGCTTCCGTCAAAGGCTGCGCTGCGCCAGCGGCGGCTGCAAAAGGTGCTAGAAAGTTTGCGCATCGACATGGTGGACGACAAGCTGGTGAACCGGTACGGCTTGATGCAGAACATGCCGCAGGTTATGCCGCCGCTTGCCCTGCCAAGCAATCCCATGAAGCGGCGCAACTCCATCTGCGTATCGTCCTTTAGCCAGTGGTTGTAG
- the LOC3290227 gene encoding histone-lysine N-methyltransferase 2D isoform X1 yields MSTNGWIHCNICFHSFERKERKFYHLSCRHVLCKLCMAKTNRGTMCPLCKKPLERFTELNNQMERKEKMYYDPGSLKVFGVAYQSVIFQHKQREDMIRGILRCRSAVTQMKEMENAMRQKIMETQRRYEKFRTHRRNLQEGLRQISPRYGSGPTVVQGAGCAGRTPLQPLTGNRASPQLALANRDGDPASRRYQDKGRPETVTFAASPESSSADFSFGTPAPSNRSATVTDGSFTPAEQQHARVAMEKTVAFQGSKTVNLSTLSLQLFTPQASNERFFREGNKPAVTGQGDGGFADDSGISSMQTPTSSLSFAGSSRMAQGMQQQQLKQQQLKQQQLKQQQLKQQQLKQQQQQYQQLKQQQQQHQQHQQHQQLKQQQQQHQQLKQQRQHPYTPSTPARHLPGTSSYRHSQIFPPTVPRP; encoded by the exons ATGTCCACCAACGGCTGGATACACTGCAACATTTGCTTTCATTCGTTCGAGAGAAAGGAGCGAAAGTTTTACCATCTCTCCTGCCGTCATGTGCTTTGCAAGCTGTGCATGGCCAAAACGA ATCGTGGAACGATGTGTCCGCTGTGCAAAAAACCGTTGGAGCGCTTCACCGAGCTGAACAACCAG ATGGAGCGCAAGGAGAAGATGTACTACGATCCGGGTTCGCTGAAGGTTTTTGGCGTTGCGTACCAGAGTGTCATCTTCCAGCACAAACAGCGCGAGGATATGATACGTGGAATACTGCGCTGT CGATCCGCGGTAACGCAGatgaaggaaatggaaaatgccATGCGCCAGAAGATAATGGAAACGCAACGACGCTATGAAAAGTTTCGCACCCACCGACGGAACCTGCAGGAAGGGTTGCGCCAGATTTCGCCCCGCTACGGCTCTGGTCCCACTGTTGTGCAGGGCGCCGGTTGTGCAGGGCGCACACCACTGCAGCCGTTGACAGGAAACCGCGCGTCACCACAACTAGCACTGGCGAATCGTGATGGCGATCCGGCCAGTCGCAGATACCAGGACAAAGGCCGGCCAGAAACGGTAACGTTTGCGGCATCGCCAGAATCATCATCCGCTGACTTTAGCTTCGGTACTCCTGCCCCATCGAACCGGTCCGCAACAGTAACGGACGGCAGCTTTACACCGGCGGAGCAGCAACACGCGAGGGTAGCAATGGAGAAGACGGTTGCATTTCAGGGTTCGAAAACCGTTAATTTATCCACGTTATCATTACAGCTTTTCACACCACAAGCTAGCAACGAACGTTTCTTCCGCGAGGGCAACAAACCCGCTGTAACCGGCCAGGGCGATGGTGGATTCGCGGACGATTCTGGCATTTCGAGCATGCAAACACCAACCTCAAGCTTAAGCTTTGCCGGCAGCTCTAGAATGGCACAGGgaatgcaacagcagcaactgaaacagcaacagctgaaacagcaacaactgaagcagcagcaactgaaacagcaacagcttaaacagcagcaacagcagtatcagcagctgaaacagcagcaacagcaacatcagcagcatcagcagcatcagcagctgaaacagcagcaacagcagcatcagcagctgaAACAGCAGCGCCAGCATCCTTACACTCCCTCAACGCCAGCAAGACATCTTCCCGGTACTTCGTCGTATCGACACAGTCAGATTTTCCCCCCGACTGTACCACGGCCTTGA
- the LOC3290227 gene encoding histone-lysine N-methyltransferase 2D isoform X2 has translation MSTNGWIHCNICFHSFERKERKFYHLSCRHVLCKLCMAKTNRGTMCPLCKKPLERFTELNNQMERKEKMYYDPGSLKVFGVAYQSVIFQHKQREDMIRGILRCRSAVTQMKEMENAMRQKIMETQRRYEKFRTHRRNLQEGLRQISPRYGSGPTVVQGAGCAGRTPLQPLTGNRASPQLALANRDGDPASRRYQDKGRPETVTFAASPESSSADFSFGTPAPSNRSATVTDGSFTPAEQQHARLFTPQASNERFFREGNKPAVTGQGDGGFADDSGISSMQTPTSSLSFAGSSRMAQGMQQQQLKQQQLKQQQLKQQQLKQQQLKQQQQQYQQLKQQQQQHQQHQQHQQLKQQQQQHQQLKQQRQHPYTPSTPARHLPGTSSYRHSQIFPPTVPRP, from the exons ATGTCCACCAACGGCTGGATACACTGCAACATTTGCTTTCATTCGTTCGAGAGAAAGGAGCGAAAGTTTTACCATCTCTCCTGCCGTCATGTGCTTTGCAAGCTGTGCATGGCCAAAACGA ATCGTGGAACGATGTGTCCGCTGTGCAAAAAACCGTTGGAGCGCTTCACCGAGCTGAACAACCAG ATGGAGCGCAAGGAGAAGATGTACTACGATCCGGGTTCGCTGAAGGTTTTTGGCGTTGCGTACCAGAGTGTCATCTTCCAGCACAAACAGCGCGAGGATATGATACGTGGAATACTGCGCTGT CGATCCGCGGTAACGCAGatgaaggaaatggaaaatgccATGCGCCAGAAGATAATGGAAACGCAACGACGCTATGAAAAGTTTCGCACCCACCGACGGAACCTGCAGGAAGGGTTGCGCCAGATTTCGCCCCGCTACGGCTCTGGTCCCACTGTTGTGCAGGGCGCCGGTTGTGCAGGGCGCACACCACTGCAGCCGTTGACAGGAAACCGCGCGTCACCACAACTAGCACTGGCGAATCGTGATGGCGATCCGGCCAGTCGCAGATACCAGGACAAAGGCCGGCCAGAAACGGTAACGTTTGCGGCATCGCCAGAATCATCATCCGCTGACTTTAGCTTCGGTACTCCTGCCCCATCGAACCGGTCCGCAACAGTAACGGACGGCAGCTTTACACCGGCGGAGCAGCAACACGCGAGG CTTTTCACACCACAAGCTAGCAACGAACGTTTCTTCCGCGAGGGCAACAAACCCGCTGTAACCGGCCAGGGCGATGGTGGATTCGCGGACGATTCTGGCATTTCGAGCATGCAAACACCAACCTCAAGCTTAAGCTTTGCCGGCAGCTCTAGAATGGCACAGGgaatgcaacagcagcaactgaaacagcaacagctgaaacagcaacaactgaagcagcagcaactgaaacagcaacagcttaaacagcagcaacagcagtatcagcagctgaaacagcagcaacagcaacatcagcagcatcagcagcatcagcagctgaaacagcagcaacagcagcatcagcagctgaAACAGCAGCGCCAGCATCCTTACACTCCCTCAACGCCAGCAAGACATCTTCCCGGTACTTCGTCGTATCGACACAGTCAGATTTTCCCCCCGACTGTACCACGGCCTTGA